One Entomomonas asaccharolytica DNA segment encodes these proteins:
- a CDS encoding HEPN family nuclease: MTEYTNIKIDFISRTKDILNNLQERTENDVTLLLNCCLGLLALPSQIHSGESLYQDIFNKNLEDIFNDYPHWGLKKCFIKKLPDNKEYKLKDLIRRIRNGICHFHIEAICVDSNIIEKLNIKDRYNNNPSFDFEIELSVTQLKKFAIKLADEILNTNK, translated from the coding sequence ATGACGGAATACACTAATATAAAAATAGATTTTATTAGTAGAACAAAGGATATATTAAATAACCTACAGGAACGAACGGAGAATGATGTAACATTACTACTTAACTGTTGTTTGGGTTTATTAGCTTTACCGAGTCAAATACACAGTGGAGAATCTCTTTATCAAGATATTTTTAATAAAAATTTAGAAGATATATTCAATGATTACCCTCATTGGGGGCTTAAGAAATGCTTTATAAAAAAATTACCAGATAATAAAGAATACAAATTAAAAGACCTTATTAGACGAATACGAAACGGTATTTGTCATTTTCATATTGAGGCTATTTGTGTAGATTCAAATATAATAGAAAAATTAAATATAAAAGATAGGTATAATAACAATCCTTCTTTTGACTTTGAAATAGAATTATCAGTAACGCAATTAAAAAAATTTGCTATAAAACTAGCAGATGAAATATTAAATACTAATAAATAA
- a CDS encoding tyrosine-type recombinase/integrase: protein MARLITPLTDTKINNTKVDNKKYLKLFDGGGLFLSIAPSGSKVWKIKYNKPDGRESLITVGDYPSTSLKDARAKREEIKGLLAKGIDPFQEKQKVKLVTDNKNTFEPLAREWLKQTADSKKWKPVHTAKMTRIIENYILDSLGKRDITTITFTDLMQPIQKAMKQQYFDVAKTVRQTLVKIMRLAVIRGIITINPALDLVGLDIERKADHRPALNIDRLQELAERLYSYPHYPVTKYALLITLHTFVRSSELRFARWDEIDFTNKVWIIPETREAIEGVRFADRGAKMMTAHIVPLSEQVVTLLTELKEITGNYDLIFTYNGIKPISENAINEALRKVGYDTKTEICGHGFRSLACSALIESGLFSEDAIERQMSHLERNNVRAAYIHKAKHLEERINIMQWWSNYIIYNRDHGYIAPYNFNITK from the coding sequence ATGGCTAGACTAATAACCCCCTTAACAGATACAAAAATTAACAACACTAAAGTGGATAATAAAAAGTATCTTAAGTTATTTGATGGTGGCGGCCTTTTCTTATCCATTGCCCCTAGTGGAAGTAAGGTATGGAAAATTAAATATAATAAGCCTGATGGTAGAGAATCATTAATTACTGTAGGCGATTATCCTAGTACCTCATTAAAAGACGCTAGAGCCAAAAGGGAAGAAATAAAAGGCTTATTAGCTAAAGGGATAGACCCCTTTCAAGAGAAGCAAAAAGTTAAGTTAGTTACTGATAATAAAAATACATTTGAACCATTAGCAAGGGAATGGTTAAAACAAACAGCCGATAGTAAAAAATGGAAACCTGTACATACTGCTAAAATGACTAGAATAATAGAAAATTACATACTAGATAGCTTAGGGAAAAGAGATATTACAACTATAACCTTTACTGACTTAATGCAACCCATTCAAAAAGCAATGAAACAACAATATTTTGATGTAGCTAAAACAGTAAGGCAAACCCTAGTTAAAATCATGAGATTAGCAGTTATTAGAGGAATAATAACTATTAACCCTGCCCTTGACTTAGTAGGTTTAGATATAGAAAGAAAAGCAGACCACCGCCCCGCTTTAAATATTGACCGCTTACAAGAACTAGCCGAACGCTTATATAGCTATCCCCATTATCCCGTTACTAAATACGCCTTACTAATAACCTTACATACTTTTGTAAGGTCTAGCGAATTAAGGTTCGCCCGATGGGATGAAATAGACTTTACTAACAAAGTATGGATTATTCCCGAAACTAGAGAAGCAATCGAGGGAGTAAGATTCGCAGATAGAGGGGCGAAGATGATGACCGCCCATATAGTACCTTTATCAGAGCAAGTGGTAACCTTACTTACTGAACTAAAAGAAATAACAGGCAACTATGATCTAATATTTACTTACAATGGTATAAAACCCATTTCCGAAAATGCCATAAACGAAGCACTTAGAAAAGTAGGTTATGACACCAAAACCGAAATATGCGGGCATGGTTTTAGATCACTTGCATGTAGCGCATTAATAGAAAGCGGTCTATTTAGTGAAGACGCTATTGAACGCCAAATGAGTCACCTAGAGCGCAATAATGTAAGAGCCGCCTATATTCATAAAGCTAAACATTTAGAGGAAAGAATAAATATTATGCAATGGTGGAGTAACTATATTATTTATAATAGAGATCATGGCTATATAGCACCATATAATTTTAATATAACAAAATAA
- a CDS encoding glycosyltransferase, whose product MIGITIPVHNEEARLYNCLISLIRAINHPDLNRHTHIVIVLDSCTDGSLDIVKEFKLDHIICNVRNVGLARRVGVSYLIQKQVNWLAFTDADTIVSDSWLVDQLALNSSVVCGTVEVSDWEQYGEYAPIIKQDFFDNYNDKENHRHVHGANLGLTTEAYLSVGGFQPLKCSEDQALIDALIATGVEIAWTNKPRVYTSCRQDFKAQGGFGDCILSKLNEMIYQKN is encoded by the coding sequence ATGATAGGTATTACAATTCCCGTTCATAATGAAGAGGCACGTTTATATAACTGTTTAATCTCCCTTATTCGAGCGATTAATCATCCTGATTTAAATAGACATACTCATATAGTGATTGTATTAGATAGTTGCACTGATGGAAGTTTAGATATTGTTAAAGAATTCAAATTAGATCATATAATATGTAATGTTCGTAATGTTGGACTGGCTCGTAGAGTAGGCGTAAGTTATCTTATTCAGAAACAAGTTAATTGGTTAGCGTTTACTGATGCAGATACAATTGTGTCTGACTCATGGTTAGTAGATCAATTAGCATTAAATAGTTCAGTAGTTTGTGGAACAGTAGAAGTATCTGATTGGGAACAATATGGTGAATATGCTCCCATTATAAAACAGGATTTTTTTGACAATTATAATGATAAAGAAAATCATCGTCATGTGCATGGTGCTAATCTTGGGCTAACGACAGAAGCTTACTTAAGTGTTGGCGGCTTTCAACCTTTAAAATGCAGTGAAGATCAAGCACTGATTGATGCACTCATAGCAACAGGTGTTGAAATAGCATGGACAAACAAGCCAAGGGTGTACACAAGCTGTAGGCAAGACTTTAAGGCTCAAGGTGGTTTTGGTGATTGTATATTATCTAAATTAAATGAAATGATTTATCAAAAGAATTAA
- a CDS encoding class I SAM-dependent methyltransferase has product MMLDAQYFDQLYQSSDKPWQNEDDWYEKRKRHLINACLIKQHYNQILELGCGTGFNTELLSKRCNFLLGFDFSSIALEIAKEKLAEQSHVEFRCLDLPAQWPADTKAKFDLIVVSEFAYYLTDDDLKLIISCCVNSLAVDGELIFCNWLPDCHDRLQDTQHIHQLVSQTHNLRHQLTHKDKLFLIDSWCKCD; this is encoded by the coding sequence ATGATGTTAGATGCACAGTATTTTGATCAGCTATATCAATCTAGCGATAAACCTTGGCAAAATGAGGATGACTGGTATGAAAAACGTAAACGTCATTTAATTAATGCCTGTCTAATTAAACAACATTATAACCAAATATTGGAGTTAGGTTGTGGTACAGGGTTTAACACAGAGTTACTAAGCAAACGTTGTAATTTTTTACTTGGCTTTGATTTCTCCTCAATTGCACTGGAAATAGCAAAAGAGAAATTGGCTGAGCAAAGCCATGTTGAATTTAGATGCTTAGATTTACCTGCACAGTGGCCTGCTGATACTAAAGCAAAGTTTGATCTTATTGTAGTTAGTGAGTTTGCCTACTATCTGACGGATGATGATCTTAAATTAATTATTAGTTGCTGTGTAAATTCTTTAGCGGTAGATGGTGAGCTAATATTTTGCAATTGGCTACCTGATTGTCATGATCGTCTCCAAGATACACAACACATACATCAGCTAGTAAGTCAAACTCATAATCTTCGTCATCAACTAACACATAAAGATAAATTATTTTTAATTGATAGTTGGTGCAAGTGCGACTAA
- a CDS encoding PIG-L deacetylase family protein, with product MATLDEDRLIFGKGTSENEWKQWLDSLKLASISAQYLVGQKQRVVLLAPHPDDEVLACGGILALLSQIEIPILIIAVTDGEASHQNSVYWTTTKLKEVRPKESDTALQLLNIQCDIERLEIPDGEVQKYKKILSQKLISLLTIDDIVLSPWILDGHPDHEAVTEVAVTVTNKLNIPLIQTPIWMWHWANPKENRIPWQRARVIELDKTLQMRKKEALFAFQSQTTVDKNVPTTPILPYYVIDRFTRPYEVVFI from the coding sequence GTGGCAACTCTAGATGAAGATAGGCTAATTTTTGGAAAAGGCACTTCTGAAAATGAATGGAAACAATGGTTAGATAGTTTAAAACTAGCCTCTATCAGCGCACAGTATTTAGTAGGGCAGAAACAACGTGTAGTACTCCTTGCTCCCCATCCAGATGATGAGGTATTAGCTTGTGGAGGAATTTTAGCGTTATTAAGCCAAATAGAGATTCCTATATTGATTATCGCTGTAACAGATGGAGAAGCAAGCCATCAAAATTCTGTGTATTGGACAACCACCAAATTAAAAGAGGTAAGGCCAAAAGAATCTGATACAGCATTACAGTTGTTGAATATTCAATGTGATATTGAGCGCTTAGAAATCCCTGATGGTGAAGTACAAAAATATAAGAAAATATTAAGCCAGAAACTAATTTCCCTATTAACTATTGATGATATTGTGCTTAGCCCTTGGATATTAGACGGCCATCCAGACCATGAAGCGGTAACAGAAGTAGCCGTTACAGTAACTAATAAGCTCAATATTCCATTAATTCAAACCCCCATATGGATGTGGCATTGGGCTAATCCAAAAGAGAATCGTATTCCTTGGCAAAGAGCGAGAGTAATAGAGTTAGATAAAACGCTACAAATGCGTAAAAAAGAGGCTTTATTCGCTTTTCAAAGTCAAACAACTGTTGATAAAAACGTACCCACTACCCCTATTTTACCCTATTACGTTATAGACCGTTTTACCAGACCCTATGAGGTTGTATTTATATGA
- a CDS encoding acyl-CoA/acyl-ACP dehydrogenase, producing MKFSSEETIKGLNTIIEKHKNSAPLEILKYIVINKLDDIPLPASGNTLERWQVLAHMATTDLSLAKFYESHCDAKAILNELNAMNFNTDSLWGVWCAEPPHYKVEISQTTECAANKQVSITGTKAWCSGAVGLTHALVSVLFEEQKYLVAVALDDPSISIDTSNWQAVGMKNTNSYNVTFNDTKATIVGNANEYLNRVGFIYGAAGVASCWYGALCKVAHYVKNNTNKKANPYKLAHLGAIDSLLAANLSLIRDTAIAIDMQPEGNHLQQISRMRLSVESAAEEILCRASRALGAVPFCLDNDFAQLMADIPVFIRQSHAEFDQANLAELVLARGNEQWQL from the coding sequence ATGAAATTTTCTAGTGAAGAAACTATTAAAGGTTTGAATACAATTATTGAAAAACATAAAAATTCTGCACCGTTAGAAATTCTAAAATATATTGTTATTAATAAACTTGATGATATTCCATTACCTGCATCAGGGAATACATTAGAACGATGGCAAGTGCTAGCGCATATGGCAACTACAGATTTAAGTTTAGCAAAATTTTATGAATCTCATTGTGATGCAAAAGCTATCTTAAATGAATTAAATGCTATGAACTTTAACACTGATAGTTTATGGGGAGTTTGGTGCGCAGAGCCTCCGCATTATAAAGTTGAAATCAGTCAAACCACAGAATGTGCGGCTAATAAACAAGTATCTATAACAGGAACTAAAGCTTGGTGTTCGGGGGCTGTTGGTCTCACTCATGCGCTAGTTAGTGTGTTATTTGAAGAGCAAAAATACTTAGTTGCCGTAGCGTTAGATGATCCCAGTATTAGTATTGATACCAGTAATTGGCAAGCTGTAGGTATGAAAAACACCAATAGTTATAATGTTACCTTTAATGATACTAAAGCTACTATTGTTGGAAATGCTAACGAATACCTAAATCGTGTAGGATTTATATATGGTGCCGCAGGGGTTGCGAGCTGTTGGTATGGGGCTTTATGCAAAGTTGCACACTATGTAAAAAATAACACAAACAAAAAAGCCAATCCCTATAAATTAGCCCATTTAGGAGCAATTGATAGTTTATTAGCGGCTAATTTAAGTCTAATTCGGGACACTGCCATTGCAATTGATATGCAACCAGAAGGTAATCATTTACAACAAATTTCTAGAATGCGTTTATCGGTTGAAAGTGCGGCTGAAGAAATTTTATGTCGTGCTTCGCGGGCATTAGGAGCTGTTCCTTTTTGCTTAGATAATGATTTTGCACAATTAATGGCTGATATCCCTGTCTTTATCCGACAAAGTCATGCCGAATTTGATCAAGCTAATTTGGCAGAGCTAGTTTTAGCAAGGGGTAATGAGCAGTGGCAACTCTAG